Proteins from a single region of Streptomyces vinaceus:
- a CDS encoding HipA family kinase translates to MLSEVIATRYVTPLREGGSLPGIVEADDLGTYVMKFTGAGQGRKTLVAEVVCGRLAQRLGLRVPRLVQMQLDPVIGLGEPDQEVQELLKASGGLNLGMDYLPGSIGFDPLAYQVDPAEAGRVVWFDALINNVDRSWRNPNMLVWHGDLWLIDHGATMIWHHNWPTAQSAAAKPYNASDHVLAPVGPDIAAAAAALAPLVTRELLDEVVADVPDEWLVDEPGFDSTDALRRAYVDVLLPRAATIHERISMEAEVKPRSGPPGWLADRLDPRPRKNKSDNE, encoded by the coding sequence ATGCTGTCCGAAGTGATCGCGACCCGTTACGTCACGCCCTTGCGTGAGGGCGGCTCGCTCCCGGGGATCGTCGAGGCCGACGACCTCGGTACCTACGTCATGAAATTCACCGGAGCCGGCCAGGGGCGCAAGACCCTGGTCGCCGAAGTCGTCTGCGGGCGCCTCGCCCAGCGCCTCGGCCTGCGGGTCCCGCGGCTGGTGCAGATGCAGCTCGACCCCGTGATCGGGCTCGGCGAGCCCGACCAGGAGGTCCAGGAGCTGCTCAAGGCCAGCGGCGGACTCAACCTCGGGATGGACTACCTGCCCGGGTCGATCGGCTTCGACCCGCTCGCCTATCAGGTGGACCCCGCCGAGGCGGGCCGCGTGGTCTGGTTCGACGCGCTGATCAACAACGTCGACCGGTCCTGGCGCAACCCGAACATGCTGGTCTGGCACGGTGACCTCTGGCTCATCGACCACGGCGCCACCATGATCTGGCACCACAACTGGCCCACCGCCCAGAGCGCCGCCGCCAAGCCGTACAACGCCTCCGACCACGTCCTGGCACCCGTCGGACCGGACATCGCGGCGGCCGCCGCCGCGCTCGCGCCCCTGGTGACGCGGGAGCTGCTCGACGAGGTCGTCGCCGACGTGCCCGACGAGTGGCTGGTGGACGAGCCCGGCTTCGACTCCACCGACGCGCTGCGCCGCGCCTACGTGGACGTGCTGCTGCCGCGCGCGGCCACGATCCACGAGAGGATCTCGATGGAGGCCGAGGTGAAGCCCCGGTCGGGTCCCCCCGGCTGGCTCGCCGACCGCCTCGACCCCCGCCCCCGGAAGAACAAGAGCGACAACGAGTGA
- a CDS encoding isochorismatase family protein, which produces MPELDPATTALLTVECQNGVVGEESALPELAKEARDSGMLGRVAALVGAAHAAGVQVLHAVAERRPDGLAANDNARLFRAAGKLPVRQLSGSAAVEVAAPIEVAGNDLVVRRLHGLSPIAGTDVDALLRNLGIRTLVVTGVSSNIAIPNTVFDAVNLGYRVVIPSDAIAGVPAAYTAEVIRNALALVATVTTTEALLAQWAPA; this is translated from the coding sequence ATGCCGGAACTCGATCCCGCCACCACCGCGCTGCTCACCGTCGAGTGCCAGAACGGCGTCGTCGGGGAGGAGAGCGCCCTTCCGGAACTCGCCAAGGAGGCGCGGGACTCGGGGATGCTGGGACGGGTGGCCGCGCTGGTCGGGGCCGCGCACGCGGCCGGCGTACAGGTGCTGCACGCGGTCGCCGAGCGGCGCCCCGACGGACTGGCGGCCAACGACAACGCGCGGCTGTTCCGGGCCGCCGGGAAACTGCCCGTCCGACAGCTGTCGGGGAGTGCGGCGGTGGAGGTGGCGGCCCCCATCGAGGTGGCCGGAAACGACCTGGTGGTCCGCCGGCTGCACGGGCTCTCGCCGATCGCCGGCACCGACGTGGACGCGCTCCTGCGCAACCTCGGCATCCGCACCCTCGTCGTCACCGGGGTCTCCTCGAACATCGCGATCCCGAACACCGTCTTCGACGCCGTGAACCTCGGATACCGGGTCGTGATCCCCTCCGACGCCATCGCGGGGGTGCCCGCCGCGTACACCGCCGAGGTGATCCGCAACGCGCTGGCGCTCGTCGCGACCGTCACCACCACCGAGGCCCTCCTCGCGCAGTGGGCCCCGGCCTGA
- a CDS encoding uracil-DNA glycosylase, with amino-acid sequence MLPESWLPVLGDELEKPYFNELTEFVEKERANGPVYPPREQVFAALEATPFDRVKVLVLGQDPYHGAGQGHGLCFSVRPGVKTPPSLRNIYKEMHAELGTPIPDNGYLMPWAEQGVLLLNAVLTVREAEPNSHKGKGWEKFTDAVIRAVADRPDPAVFVLWGAYAQKKLPLIDEERHVVVKGAHPSPLSAKKFFGSRPFTQINEAVAAQGHEPIDWTIPDLG; translated from the coding sequence ATGCTGCCCGAGTCCTGGCTCCCCGTCCTCGGCGACGAGCTGGAGAAGCCCTACTTCAACGAGCTCACCGAGTTCGTCGAGAAGGAGCGGGCGAACGGGCCGGTCTACCCGCCCCGGGAGCAGGTCTTCGCCGCCCTGGAAGCCACCCCGTTCGACCGGGTGAAGGTCCTCGTCCTCGGCCAGGACCCGTACCACGGCGCCGGCCAGGGCCACGGGCTGTGCTTCTCGGTGCGGCCCGGGGTCAAGACCCCGCCCTCCCTGCGCAACATCTACAAGGAGATGCACGCGGAGCTGGGCACCCCCATCCCGGACAACGGGTACCTGATGCCCTGGGCCGAGCAGGGCGTCCTGCTGCTCAACGCGGTCCTCACCGTCCGTGAGGCCGAGCCCAACTCGCACAAGGGCAAGGGCTGGGAGAAGTTCACCGACGCGGTCATCCGCGCCGTGGCCGACCGCCCCGACCCGGCCGTCTTCGTCCTGTGGGGCGCCTACGCCCAGAAGAAGCTCCCGCTGATCGACGAGGAGCGGCACGTCGTCGTCAAGGGCGCCCACCCCTCCCCGCTGTCGGCCAAGAAGTTCTTCGGCTCCCGGCCCTTCACGCAGATCAACGAGGCCGTCGCGGCGCAGGGCCATGAGCCGATCGACTGGACGATCCCGGACCTGGGCTGA
- a CDS encoding SDR family oxidoreductase, with product MTDSSTQRAADSGKVALITGGSRGIGYGIAEALVARGDRVCITGRNEDALKEAVEALGADRVIGVAGKAHDEAHQAVAVERTMEAFGRVDFLVNNAGTNPVFGPIADLDLGVARKVFETNVISALGFAQRTWHAWQKDNGGAIVNIASIAGVSASPFIGAYGMSKAAMVNLTLQLAHEMAPGVRVNAIAPAVVKTKFAQALYEGREQEAAAAYPLGRLGLPEDIGGAAAFLTSAQAEWITGQTLVVDGGMFLNAGVH from the coding sequence ATGACGGACAGCAGCACGCAGAGGGCGGCGGACAGCGGCAAGGTCGCGCTGATCACCGGAGGCAGCCGGGGCATCGGCTACGGCATCGCCGAGGCGCTCGTCGCCCGCGGGGACCGGGTGTGCATCACGGGGCGCAACGAGGACGCGCTCAAGGAGGCCGTCGAGGCGCTCGGCGCGGACCGGGTGATCGGCGTGGCGGGCAAGGCGCACGACGAGGCCCACCAGGCCGTCGCGGTCGAGCGGACGATGGAGGCCTTCGGGCGCGTCGACTTCCTGGTCAACAACGCGGGCACCAACCCGGTCTTCGGTCCGATCGCGGACCTGGACCTCGGTGTGGCGCGCAAGGTCTTCGAGACCAACGTGATCTCGGCGCTCGGATTCGCCCAGCGGACCTGGCACGCCTGGCAGAAGGACAACGGCGGCGCGATCGTGAACATCGCGTCCATCGCCGGCGTCTCCGCCTCGCCCTTCATCGGCGCGTACGGGATGAGCAAGGCCGCCATGGTCAACCTCACCCTCCAGCTCGCCCACGAGATGGCGCCCGGGGTCAGGGTCAACGCGATCGCCCCCGCGGTGGTCAAGACGAAGTTCGCGCAGGCGCTCTACGAGGGCCGCGAGCAGGAGGCCGCGGCGGCCTACCCGCTCGGCCGTCTGGGGCTCCCGGAGGACATCGGCGGGGCGGCGGCTTTTCTTACATCTGCACAAGCGGAATGGATCACAGGCCAAACTCTCGTCGTTGACGGGGGAATGTTCCTCAATGCCGGAGTGCACTGA
- a CDS encoding ABC transporter substrate-binding protein — translation MFIRTRCLQITAALASISLLAGCGLLSDDSSDAAKRIVVGTTSAPSTLDPAAAWDGSWELYRNVYQTLLAFPTGATKPQPDAAQSCEFTDSGNESFRCVLKKGLKFSNGEPLDAKAVKHSLDRIRTINSQTGPKDLFGSLDKIETPDALTVVFHLKTPDATFPFVLGSPAASLVAPKEYPADKVREDGKITGSGPFVLDSYKEGGEAVLGKNASYNGFANPRNDGVTIRYFADSTKMVAALKAKEIDATYRGLSAPEIKDLQTPASHAQGVQVVENVGAEIRYLVFNPKDPQVAKPAVRQAIAQIIDRGAIVSKVYQGTAEPLYSMVPKGVVGHKTPFYDKYGQADVKKAQKILKDAGITQPVELTFWYTTDRYGASTADEFTELKRQLDESNLFKVTLRGQPWKVFQVGYKNGEYPVFGRGWFPDFPDPDNFIAPFVGKENAVGTPYEPNEILNDLLPKSRRESDRSAGVREFEQAQQIFAEDVRLLPLWQGKLYVAAREDIAGAERALDPQTAMQMWELYRKTSW, via the coding sequence GTGTTCATCCGGACCAGATGCCTGCAGATCACTGCAGCCCTTGCGTCCATATCCCTGCTCGCCGGATGCGGTCTGCTTTCGGACGACAGCAGCGACGCCGCGAAGAGAATCGTCGTCGGCACGACGAGCGCCCCGAGCACCCTCGATCCCGCCGCCGCCTGGGACGGCTCCTGGGAGCTGTACCGGAACGTCTACCAGACCCTGCTGGCATTCCCGACGGGCGCCACCAAGCCCCAGCCCGACGCGGCCCAGAGCTGCGAGTTCACGGATTCCGGGAACGAGTCGTTCCGCTGCGTCCTGAAGAAGGGCCTGAAGTTCTCGAACGGCGAGCCGCTCGACGCCAAGGCGGTCAAGCACTCCCTCGACCGGATCCGGACGATCAACTCGCAGACGGGCCCCAAGGACCTCTTCGGCAGCCTGGACAAGATCGAGACCCCGGACGCGCTGACGGTCGTCTTCCACCTGAAGACCCCGGACGCCACCTTCCCCTTCGTCCTCGGCTCGCCGGCCGCCTCGCTGGTCGCGCCCAAGGAGTACCCGGCCGACAAGGTCCGCGAGGACGGCAAGATCACCGGGTCCGGCCCGTTCGTGCTCGACTCGTACAAGGAGGGCGGCGAGGCGGTCCTCGGCAAGAACGCCTCCTACAACGGCTTCGCGAACCCGCGCAACGACGGCGTCACGATCCGCTACTTCGCGGACTCCACCAAGATGGTCGCCGCGCTCAAGGCCAAGGAGATCGACGCCACCTACCGCGGTCTGTCGGCCCCCGAGATCAAGGACCTCCAGACCCCCGCCTCGCACGCGCAGGGCGTCCAGGTCGTCGAGAACGTCGGCGCCGAGATCCGCTACCTGGTCTTCAACCCCAAGGACCCGCAGGTCGCCAAGCCGGCGGTGCGCCAGGCCATCGCCCAGATCATCGACCGCGGCGCCATCGTCTCCAAGGTCTACCAGGGCACCGCCGAGCCGCTGTACTCGATGGTCCCCAAGGGGGTCGTGGGCCACAAGACGCCGTTCTACGACAAGTACGGCCAGGCCGACGTCAAGAAGGCCCAGAAGATCCTCAAGGACGCCGGGATCACCCAGCCCGTCGAGCTGACCTTCTGGTACACCACCGACCGCTACGGCGCCTCCACCGCCGACGAGTTCACCGAGCTCAAGCGCCAGCTGGACGAGAGCAACCTGTTCAAGGTCACCCTCCGCGGCCAGCCCTGGAAGGTGTTCCAGGTCGGCTACAAGAACGGCGAGTACCCGGTCTTCGGCCGAGGCTGGTTCCCCGACTTCCCGGACCCGGACAACTTCATCGCGCCGTTCGTCGGCAAGGAGAACGCGGTCGGCACCCCGTACGAGCCCAACGAGATCCTCAACGACCTGCTGCCCAAGTCCCGCCGCGAGAGCGACCGCTCGGCCGGCGTGCGCGAGTTCGAGCAGGCCCAGCAGATCTTCGCCGAGGACGTACGGCTGCTCCCGCTGTGGCAGGGCAAGCTGTACGTCGCCGCCCGCGAGGACATCGCGGGCGCCGAGCGGGCGCTCGACCCGCAGACCGCCATGCAGATGTGGGAGCTGTACCGCAAGACCAGCTGGTAG
- the fabG gene encoding 3-oxoacyl-ACP reductase FabG: MSTTEQRVAIVTGAARGIGAATAVRLAAEGRAVAVLDLDEAACKDTVEAITAAGGKALAVGCDVSDAAQVEAAVERVASTLGAPTILVNNAGVLRDNLLFKMSENDWDTVMNVHLRGAFLMSKACQKYMVEAKFGRIVNLSSSSALGNRGQVNYSAAKAGLQGFTKTLAIELGKFGVTANAVAPGFIVTEMTAQTAARVGMGFEDFQAAAATQIPVQRVGRPDDIANAIAFFTGEAAGFVSGQVMYVAGGPLN; encoded by the coding sequence ATGTCCACCACCGAGCAGCGCGTCGCGATCGTGACCGGGGCGGCCCGGGGCATCGGCGCGGCCACCGCCGTACGCCTGGCCGCAGAGGGCCGGGCGGTCGCCGTACTCGATCTCGACGAGGCGGCCTGCAAGGACACCGTCGAGGCGATCACGGCGGCCGGCGGCAAGGCCCTGGCCGTCGGCTGCGACGTCAGCGACGCGGCGCAGGTGGAGGCGGCCGTCGAGCGGGTCGCGAGCACCCTGGGCGCGCCGACCATCCTGGTCAACAACGCGGGCGTGCTGCGTGACAACCTGCTCTTCAAGATGAGCGAGAACGACTGGGACACCGTCATGAACGTCCACCTGCGCGGTGCGTTCCTGATGTCGAAGGCCTGTCAGAAGTACATGGTGGAGGCCAAGTTCGGCCGCATCGTCAACCTCTCCAGCAGCTCGGCGCTGGGCAACCGCGGTCAGGTCAACTACTCGGCCGCCAAGGCCGGTCTCCAGGGCTTCACCAAGACCCTGGCCATCGAGCTCGGCAAGTTCGGCGTCACCGCCAACGCCGTCGCCCCCGGTTTCATCGTCACCGAGATGACCGCCCAGACGGCCGCGCGCGTGGGCATGGGCTTCGAGGACTTCCAGGCCGCCGCTGCCACCCAGATCCCGGTGCAGCGCGTCGGCCGCCCGGACGACATCGCCAACGCGATCGCCTTCTTCACGGGCGAGGCCGCCGGCTTCGTCTCCGGCCAGGTCATGTACGTGGCCGGCGGCCCGCTCAACTGA
- a CDS encoding DUF3037 domain-containing protein: MTKRDVFEYALVRVVPRMERGECFNAGVIVYCRARSYVAARTHLDEAKLLALDPKADVPGVRAALRAVEGVCSGGELAGQAAGDDAGRRFRWLIAPRSTVVQPGPVHTGLTADPEAEVERLLDLLVR, encoded by the coding sequence GTGACCAAGCGGGACGTGTTCGAGTACGCGCTGGTGCGCGTGGTGCCCCGGATGGAGCGCGGCGAGTGCTTCAACGCCGGCGTGATCGTCTACTGCCGGGCCCGCTCGTACGTGGCCGCGCGCACCCACCTGGACGAGGCCAAGCTCCTCGCCCTGGACCCGAAGGCCGATGTGCCGGGCGTACGGGCGGCCCTGCGTGCCGTCGAGGGAGTGTGCAGCGGCGGCGAGCTGGCCGGCCAGGCGGCGGGCGACGACGCGGGCCGCCGGTTCCGCTGGCTGATCGCCCCGCGCAGCACGGTGGTGCAGCCGGGCCCGGTGCACACGGGCCTGACGGCCGATCCGGAGGCCGAGGTGGAACGGCTGCTCGACCTGCTGGTCCGGTGA